A genome region from Bufo gargarizans isolate SCDJY-AF-19 chromosome 2, ASM1485885v1, whole genome shotgun sequence includes the following:
- the MATR3 gene encoding matrin-3, translating into MNQGNRTTMSKPFSHSSLGRDFMNVSSGPKFSQQGSRNLPSGPSSSKNLPSIFNIGNRAPPPMPSQPRGDPNQANKILASFGLSSRDLDELSRYPEEKITPESLPQLIQQIKRRRSEDMSMISYRERLPREPLRGSSSDWDDDVRPFRRESFVERSSGLDHVVDYDHGSRAREPPYRERLDLDDRLRDRERYRDDRFLSDTSFRKLGTDYEPMGYSQPQERSAFEKARGMPSIRNIDDFHGLSPKDFPYLCSLCDIPVHTKKGWHDHINGPTHKRHRLLLLDVYPDWKVHGMGDSTVLRQSTNHAPGLLGPPPPPLPPPQSLLAMGGGPEGRRVNQRVHLGMEDRGPGPGPRRFQSRPGTGRVVHIINFERGRNLKNQLLKLAEPFGEITNHLILNKMNEAFIEMSNTEDALAVVDYYSTNPALVMGKPACVHLSQKYKRIKKAVVKPETKPEPKKQETGSVVHLSKLPSYGYTDSALISLAESFGKVNTYILMRVRNQAFIEMERVEDAQDMVKRCEIVPLVFQGKTLKVDLSERYKKLVLRIPNKLIEQKEKSRKRSHSPDRKAGVKEKQKKTETSETTEGDGEGQTTSEDVTADDTVHTSEETDIVTDSCEPELVEEDEEEEEEEAAALLETSSSVADDEVLEDNEEEEKDEGEDQTEAQESLSSVASGNVAEETRKGASKFSGHIDDFVTLDEIGDEEDSGKLKSAAKSAEETTKLECTSVEEETEQENEAEPEEEENETCEMPPASVSETAQASVSTAETTPIAALSMDYDLGPYQPNNPVGVDFVVPKTGFYCKLCCLFYTNEDVAKVTHCSTLPHYQKLKKLLNKMAKNSENKN; encoded by the exons ATGAATCAGGGCAATAGAACAACCATGTCGAAGCCCTTTTCCCATTCTTCTTTAGGCAGAGACTTTATGAACGTCAGTTCTGGCCCTAAATTTAGTCAGCAAGGCTCTCGTAATTTGCCTTCTGGTCCCTCCTCCTCTAAAAACTTGCCATCCATATTTAACATCGGTAACAGGGCACCTCCTCCTATGCCATCTCAACCTAGGGGAGACCCCAATCAGGCCAATAAGATCTTGGCCAGCTTTGGTCTGTCCTCTAGGGACTTGGATGAATTGAGTCGCTATCCTGAGGAGAAGATTACCCCTGAAAGTTTACCACAGCTTATTCAGCAGATTAAAAGGAGGAGGTCAGAAGACATGTCTATGATAAGTTACAGAGAGAGACTTCCTAGAGAGCCATTAAGAGGGTCTAGCAGTGACTGGGATGATGATGTAAGACCATTCAGAAGAGAGAGCTTTGTTGAACGCTCATCTGGTCTCGACCATGTGGTCGATTATGACCATGGGAGCCGTGCTCGAGAGCCTCCTTATCGCGAAAGACTGGATTTAGACGACCGCCTAAGAGATCGGGAAAGGTATAGAGACGACCGTTTCTTATCTGATACTTCTTTCCGTAAGCTTGGTACGGATTATGAGCCCATGGGCTACAGCCAACCACAAGAACGATCTGCCTTTGAAAAGGCAAGAGGAATGCCATCCATTAGAAACATTGATGATTTCCATGGACTATCGCCAAAAGATTTTCCCTATCTCTGTTCCCTCTGTGACATACCAGTACATACTAAGAAG GGCTGGCATGATCATATTAATGGCCCAACTCATAAAAGACACCGTCTGCTGCTGCTTGATGT ATATCCAGATTGGAAGGTACATGGAAT GGGAGATTCGACTGTGCTGCGGCAGTCCACAAATCATGCCCCAGGACTACtgggaccaccaccaccacccctgCCGCCTCCACAGTCCTTATTAGCGATGGGCGGCGGACCCGAAGGAAGACGTGTAAACCAAAGGGTTCACCTAG GTATGGAAGATCGTGGACCAGGACCTGGACCAAGGCGTTTTCAGAGCAGACCG GGAACAGGGAGAGTTGTTCATATCATAAACTTTGAGCGAGGGAGGAACCTGAAGAACCAGCTTCTAAAGCTTGCAGAGCCTTTTGGAGAGATTACCAACCATTTGATTTTAAACAAGATGAATGAG GCATTCATTGAAATGTCCAATACAGAAGACGCTCTGGCTGTAGTCGATTATTACAGTACTAATCCAGCTCTTGTCATGGGGAAACCTGCTTGTGTCCACCTGTCTCAAAAATATAAGCGTATTAAG AAGGCAGTAGTAAAGCCTGAAACAAAGCCTGAACCAAAGAAACAAGAAACTGGCAGTGTTGTGCATCTTAGTAAGCTACCCAGTTATGGCTACACAGATTCTGCACTCATTAGTCTTGCCGAGAGCTTTGGGAAAGTAAATACCTATATTCTGATGAGAGTGAGGAATCAG gcTTTTATTGAAATGGAGAGGGTGGAAGATGCTCAGGACATGGTGAAGCGTTGTGAAATAGTCCCTCTAGTGTTCCAGGGAAAGACATTGAAAGTAGACTTGTCTGAAAGATACAAGAAGCTGGTTTTAAGG ATCCCAAACAAACTTATTGAGCAAAAAGAAAAGAGCCG aaAGAGAAGTCATTCTCCAGACCGCAAAGCTGGTGTCAAAGAGAAGCAGAAAAAGACAGAGACTAGTGAGACTACCGAAGGCGATGGTGAAGGTCAGACCACTTCTGAAGACGTCACGGCTGATGATACCGTTCACACTTCTGAGGAGACAGATATAGTGACTGATTCTTGTGAACCTGAGCTtgttgaggaggatgaggaggaggaggaagaagaagctgCTGCTCTCCTAGAAACCAGTAGCTCTGTGGCTGATGATGAAGTACTAGAGGATAATGAAGAAGAGGAAAAAGATGAGGGAGAAGACCAAACTGAGGCGCAGGAATCTCTCTCTTCAGTTGCCTCTGGGAATGTCGCTGAGGAGACTCGAAAG GGAGCTTCTAAGTTTTCTGGGCACATAGATGATTTTGTTACTCTTGATGAGATCGGTGATGAAGAGGATTCGGGTAAGCTGAAATCTGCTGCGAAGTCTGCTGAAGAGACGACTAAACTGGAATGCACAAGTGTGGAAGAAGAGACTGAGCAAGAAAATGAAGCCGAGCCAGAAGAGGAAGAAAATGAGACCTGCGAAATGCCCCCCGCCTCAGTATCTGAGACCGCTCAGGCCAGTGTAAGCACAGCTGAAACAACCCCTATAGCGGCATTATCTATGGATTATGATCTTGGCCCATATCAGCCCAACAATCCTGTTG GAGTGgattttgtggttcccaagacTGGTTTCTACTGCAAGCTATGTTGTTTGTTCTATACCAATGAAGATGTGGCAAAGGTTACCCATTGCAGTACTTTACCCCACTACCAGAAACTGAAG AAACTTCTCAACAAGATGGCGAAGAATTCAGAGAATAAAAACTAA